A part of Helicobacter himalayensis genomic DNA contains:
- the hsrA gene encoding homeostatic response regulator transcription factor HsrA, giving the protein MRILIIEDDSALNKSLSEVLNTNGYQTDVAENLKDGEYYISIRNYDLVLSEWSLSDGSGLDIITQIKEKSPRTPVVIISSKNDPEREIQAFKYGADDFVAKPLNLKVLLVRMEARLKFWGSSVIEIEELTINPDEEKITYKGQEIEVKGKPFEVLTHLARHRDQIVSKEQLLDAIWEEPELVTPNVIEVAINQIRQKMDKPLGIATIETVRRRGYRFCYPKAPTEN; this is encoded by the coding sequence ATGCGTATTTTAATTATAGAAGACGACTCTGCGCTTAACAAATCATTAAGCGAAGTGTTAAACACAAATGGTTATCAGACCGATGTGGCTGAAAATCTCAAAGACGGGGAATACTATATTAGTATCCGAAATTATGACTTGGTTTTGAGCGAATGGTCTTTGAGCGATGGCTCTGGACTTGACATCATCACACAAATCAAGGAAAAATCTCCGCGCACACCTGTAGTCATCATTTCATCAAAAAACGATCCCGAACGCGAAATTCAAGCGTTTAAATATGGTGCTGATGACTTTGTGGCAAAACCGCTCAATCTTAAGGTTTTGCTTGTGCGTATGGAGGCACGCTTGAAATTTTGGGGTTCAAGTGTGATTGAAATTGAAGAGCTTACTATCAATCCTGATGAGGAAAAAATCACCTACAAAGGACAGGAAATCGAGGTAAAAGGCAAGCCATTTGAAGTGCTTACGCATTTAGCGCGCCACAGGGACCAAATCGTTTCAAAAGAGCAGTTGCTTGATGCGATTTGGGAAGAACCGGAGCTTGTAACGCCAAATGTGATTGAAGTTGCGATTAATCAAATCCGCCAAAAAATGGACAAACCTCTAGGTATCGCTACAATTGAAACCGTGCGTCGTAGAGGGTATAGATTCTGCTATCCAAAAGCTCCAACAGAAAACTAA
- a CDS encoding 50S ribosomal protein L23 codes for MADITDIKAILYTEKSLSLQENGVIVVQTASGVSKNQLKAVFKEYFGFVPLKINSLRQDGKTKRFRGKEGKRASFKKFYVKVPEGAKIDALSV; via the coding sequence ATGGCAGACATTACAGATATCAAAGCAATCCTTTACACAGAGAAATCTCTTTCTTTACAGGAAAATGGGGTGATTGTTGTGCAAACCGCAAGTGGGGTAAGCAAAAACCAGCTTAAGGCGGTATTTAAAGAGTATTTTGGCTTTGTGCCTTTGAAAATTAATTCTCTTAGGCAAGATGGTAAAACAAAGCGTTTTAGAGGCAAGGAAGGCAAAAGGGCTTCGTTTAAAAAATTCTATGTAAAAGTTCCTGAGGGCGCAAAAATTGATGCGCTATCAGTGTGA
- the folD gene encoding bifunctional methylenetetrahydrofolate dehydrogenase/methenyltetrahydrofolate cyclohydrolase FolD: MELLNGKDLAQNIESQIIAELKKQDLKPSLAVILVGDDPASRAYVNMKQKACERVGFVSLKFELPTTCTQEEILSLTQKLNNDASVHGILVQLPLPKHIDTSKILESIAPQKDVDGFHPYNVGRLRLGLECFCPATPLGVMNLLAHYKIEVRGKNVAIIGASNIVGKPLAALMLNAGATPSLCHILTRDISSYTREADIVCVGVGKPNLLNAEMIKQGTIVIDIGINRLENGRLVGDVDFEPVSKKCSFITPVPGGVGPMTIATLLQNTLKAAKNFHK, translated from the coding sequence GTGGAACTCTTAAATGGCAAAGATCTAGCGCAAAATATAGAATCTCAAATCATCGCCGAGCTGAAAAAACAAGATTTAAAACCCTCTTTGGCAGTGATTTTGGTAGGCGATGATCCCGCGAGCAGGGCGTATGTGAATATGAAACAAAAGGCGTGTGAAAGAGTTGGCTTTGTGTCTTTGAAGTTTGAATTACCCACAACTTGCACGCAGGAGGAGATTCTCTCTCTTACTCAAAAGCTCAATAATGATGCAAGCGTGCATGGAATCTTGGTGCAACTTCCCCTGCCAAAGCATATTGATACTTCTAAAATCCTAGAATCTATCGCACCACAAAAAGATGTCGATGGCTTCCACCCCTACAATGTCGGACGTTTGCGTTTGGGGCTAGAGTGCTTTTGCCCTGCCACGCCACTTGGAGTTATGAATCTTTTAGCACATTATAAAATCGAGGTGCGCGGGAAAAATGTCGCCATCATCGGCGCTAGTAATATCGTAGGCAAACCACTTGCAGCACTTATGCTAAACGCTGGCGCAACGCCTAGCCTTTGCCATATTCTAACACGCGATATTAGTAGCTACACACGCGAAGCAGATATTGTGTGTGTGGGCGTTGGCAAGCCAAATCTACTCAATGCAGAGATGATAAAGCAAGGCACGATAGTTATAGATATTGGCATCAATCGCTTGGAAAATGGACGCTTAGTGGGTGATGTGGATTTTGAACCTGTCAGTAAAAAATGCAGTTTCATCACGCCAGTGCCCGGCGGTGTAGGTCCGATGACAATCGCTACACTTTTGCAAAACACGCTCAAAGCCGCGAAAAATTTTCACAAATAA
- the rplD gene encoding 50S ribosomal protein L4, with amino-acid sequence MSKAIVLDANLKKSSEIELPKEYAEVNEHNLYLYIKSYLASLRSNTAQAKKRGEVSGGGKKPWAQKGGGRARAGSITSPVFVGGGVAHGPSKRNYELKINKKQKRLALECALAQKAETGKLFVVDSVAVASGKTKDAYTKFKAFNEKNVLFVSHFSDEPTFLAYRNLRECGLVDSNELNAYLVAVFRCVVIEKAVFDEITQKAPKQA; translated from the coding sequence ATGAGCAAAGCAATTGTATTAGATGCAAATCTAAAAAAGAGCAGTGAAATCGAGCTTCCTAAAGAATATGCAGAGGTAAATGAGCATAATCTCTACCTTTATATAAAGTCATATTTGGCGTCATTGCGCTCAAATACTGCGCAAGCAAAAAAGCGTGGAGAGGTAAGCGGTGGCGGTAAAAAACCATGGGCACAAAAAGGTGGCGGACGCGCAAGAGCGGGAAGTATCACTTCGCCTGTATTCGTAGGTGGTGGTGTGGCACATGGTCCTAGCAAAAGGAACTATGAGCTTAAAATCAATAAAAAGCAAAAACGCCTAGCTCTAGAGTGTGCGCTCGCACAAAAAGCAGAAACTGGAAAGCTTTTTGTTGTGGATTCTGTGGCTGTGGCCAGCGGAAAGACAAAAGACGCATATACGAAGTTTAAAGCTTTTAATGAAAAAAATGTGCTTTTTGTTTCGCATTTTAGCGATGAGCCAACTTTCCTAGCGTATCGCAATTTAAGAGAGTGTGGGCTTGTAGATTCTAATGAATTGAATGCGTATTTGGTAGCAGTATTCCGCTGTGTGGTAATAGAAAAGGCTGTTTTTGATGAGATAACTCAAAAAGCGCCTAAGCAAGCATAA
- a CDS encoding DedA family protein — MKKLSNFIKQNPKKAIMWSGFFVLFTALVAYYQSTGFSLEQFITTLWEEHVERWGYVILFFWGILEGELGLIFAGLAVHDGKMLMPLAIFVAGFGGFIGDQIYFYIGRLNRNGIQKSFKAQRRQFALAHLLLQKYGWGIIFIQRYMYGMRTIIPMSIGTTRYNAGKFALINFLSAQVWAAITIVLTWFFGEEIFIALDWFKNHPYLLIPLALLFGGGVLWYFKSQTKRVDKSIKRIQKTMQNKN; from the coding sequence ATGAAAAAACTCTCAAACTTCATCAAACAAAATCCCAAGAAAGCCATTATGTGGAGTGGATTCTTTGTGCTTTTCACCGCGCTTGTGGCGTATTACCAAAGCACAGGATTCTCACTTGAGCAGTTTATCACCACACTTTGGGAAGAGCATGTGGAACGTTGGGGCTATGTGATTTTATTTTTTTGGGGAATTTTGGAGGGTGAGCTTGGGCTTATCTTTGCTGGGCTTGCTGTGCATGATGGAAAAATGCTTATGCCTTTAGCAATCTTTGTTGCGGGATTTGGTGGATTTATTGGCGATCAAATCTATTTTTACATTGGACGTCTTAATCGTAATGGAATCCAAAAAAGCTTCAAAGCCCAACGCCGACAATTTGCCCTCGCTCACCTTCTTTTGCAAAAATATGGCTGGGGCATTATTTTTATCCAACGCTATATGTATGGTATGCGCACGATTATCCCTATGAGCATAGGCACTACGCGCTACAACGCGGGTAAATTTGCGCTTATAAATTTCCTTAGCGCGCAAGTGTGGGCAGCGATTACAATTGTGCTGACTTGGTTTTTTGGGGAGGAGATTTTCATCGCGCTTGATTGGTTTAAAAATCACCCCTATTTGCTTATCCCACTTGCCCTACTTTTTGGCGGTGGCGTGCTGTGGTATTTCAAAAGTCAAACAAAGCGCGTGGATAAAAGCATAAAACGCATACAAAAAACTATGCAAAATAAAAATTAA
- a CDS encoding FkbM family methyltransferase, whose product MQKSLKSNKGGGIRIENCFITDLEGAYNINLAQGSGRLEKITPTNSESTHHEDFSNTKNNSNPLTFKTLDCIVLKHHFEPNFIKIDTDGFDFKVLRSAQQTLKESQSLVLFEWDMFHLQAQNEDPLSIFSYLESLGYHKALIFDNFGTPLCVAKLSDIQNLKLLLDYTLYSDKNIYYYDVLLFPENSPFEPYECAKFINSTPDS is encoded by the coding sequence ATGCAAAAATCCTTAAAGAGCAACAAGGGGGGGGGGATAAGGATAGAAAATTGTTTTATAACTGATTTGGAAGGCGCATACAATATCAACCTTGCTCAAGGTAGCGGACGCTTAGAAAAAATCACCCCTACAAATTCAGAATCTACACACCACGAAGATTTCTCAAATACCAAAAACAACAGCAATCCTCTTACTTTCAAAACGCTTGATTGCATTGTGTTGAAACATCACTTTGAACCAAATTTTATCAAAATCGATACCGATGGCTTTGATTTTAAGGTGCTTCGTAGCGCACAACAAACACTTAAAGAATCTCAAAGCCTTGTTTTGTTTGAATGGGATATGTTTCACCTACAAGCTCAAAATGAAGATCCTTTAAGTATTTTTAGCTACTTAGAATCCTTAGGCTACCATAAAGCACTAATTTTTGATAATTTTGGCACACCACTTTGCGTGGCAAAACTCTCTGATATCCAAAATCTTAAGTTACTTTTAGACTACACTTTATACAGCGATAAAAACATCTATTACTATGATGTGCTACTTTTCCCGGAAAATAGCCCTTTTGAACCTTATGAATGTGCGAAATTTATCAACTCCACACCAGATTCTTAA
- a CDS encoding c-type cytochrome, with amino-acid sequence MCKIMYKFLFCAVLFCTQILAQNAESSEQNAQSDDVEAIDSQSVESGDFVDSALDILSSKEEEFEGFISFKDYGKNLYKNPRGIGCDKCHGANGEGGIIASYIYKGKAKSLSAPSIKNLEFSIFRKALDSQKIGVMPNYYLTDKEIEAIYFYLYE; translated from the coding sequence ATGTGCAAAATTATGTATAAATTTTTATTTTGCGCGGTTCTTTTTTGCACGCAGATTCTAGCACAAAATGCAGAATCTAGCGAGCAAAATGCGCAAAGTGACGATGTGGAGGCGATAGATTCTCAAAGCGTAGAATCTGGGGATTTTGTGGATTCTGCGCTAGATATTTTAAGTAGCAAGGAAGAAGAGTTTGAGGGCTTTATAAGCTTTAAGGATTATGGAAAAAATCTCTACAAAAATCCGCGTGGCATAGGCTGTGATAAATGCCATGGTGCAAATGGCGAGGGCGGGATCATCGCAAGCTACATATATAAAGGAAAGGCAAAATCGTTGAGTGCGCCTTCAATTAAGAATTTGGAATTTAGTATTTTTCGTAAAGCGCTAGATTCTCAAAAAATAGGTGTAATGCCAAATTATTATCTGACAGACAAAGAAATCGAGGCGATTTATTTTTATTTGTATGAGTGA
- the rpsS gene encoding 30S ribosomal protein S19 has translation MSRSIKKGPFIDACLLKKVLKAKDSKDNKPIKTWSRRSTILPDMIGFTFNVHNGRAFVPVYVTENHVGYKLGEFAPTRTFKGHKGSVQKKIGK, from the coding sequence ATGTCAAGATCAATCAAAAAAGGTCCATTTATTGACGCGTGTTTGTTAAAAAAGGTGCTGAAAGCCAAAGATTCTAAAGATAATAAGCCTATTAAAACTTGGTCAAGAAGAAGCACGATTCTCCCTGATATGATAGGTTTTACTTTCAATGTGCATAATGGGCGTGCGTTTGTGCCAGTGTATGTTACAGAGAATCATGTCGGCTATAAGCTTGGGGAATTTGCTCCTACAAGAACTTTTAAAGGACACAAAGGCAGTGTCCAAAAGAAAATCGGTAAGTAA
- the rplB gene encoding 50S ribosomal protein L2, whose translation MAIKTYKPYTPSRRFMSVLSSKDITAKASVRGLLTKIAVSSGRNNNGRITSRHKEGGAKKLYRIIDFKRNKFGIQGKVAAIEYDPYRNCRIALIHYPDGEKRYIIQPSGLKVGDVVLAAESGLDIKVGFAMKLKAIPIGTIVHNIEMHPGAGGQLARSAGASAQIMGREGKYIILRVPSGEMRYILEECMATIGVVGNEDFINISIGKAGRNRHRGIRPQTRGSAMNPVDHPHGGGEGKTGSSGHPVSPWGIPAKGFKTRKKKASDKLIISRKKK comes from the coding sequence ATGGCAATTAAAACTTACAAGCCCTATACGCCTAGCAGACGCTTTATGAGCGTTTTAAGCTCAAAAGACATCACTGCAAAAGCGAGCGTGCGTGGTTTGCTAACCAAAATTGCAGTAAGTTCTGGGCGCAATAATAATGGACGCATTACAAGTCGCCACAAAGAAGGTGGAGCAAAAAAGCTTTATAGAATCATTGACTTTAAGCGCAATAAATTTGGCATACAAGGCAAGGTAGCAGCAATTGAGTATGATCCGTATAGAAATTGCAGGATAGCCCTTATCCATTATCCTGATGGTGAAAAGCGCTATATTATCCAGCCTTCTGGCTTGAAAGTGGGTGATGTGGTGCTTGCAGCAGAATCTGGACTAGATATTAAAGTTGGCTTTGCAATGAAGCTCAAAGCAATTCCTATTGGAACAATTGTGCATAATATCGAAATGCACCCCGGCGCGGGCGGACAGCTTGCTAGAAGTGCAGGTGCGAGTGCGCAGATTATGGGGCGCGAGGGCAAATATATTATCCTAAGAGTGCCAAGTGGTGAGATGCGCTATATTTTAGAAGAGTGTATGGCGACAATCGGCGTTGTGGGAAATGAAGATTTTATCAATATCTCTATTGGTAAAGCTGGGCGCAATCGTCATCGTGGTATCCGCCCACAAACACGCGGAAGTGCGATGAACCCCGTAGATCATCCACATGGTGGTGGTGAAGGTAAAACCGGTTCAAGCGGACACCCTGTATCACCTTGGGGCATTCCAGCTAAGGGCTTTAAAACTCGCAAGAAAAAAGCAAGCGATAAGCTCATTATTTCAAGAAAGAAAAAGTAA
- a CDS encoding adenine phosphoribosyltransferase yields the protein MNKQKVIDSIRTVPDYPKPGILFYDVTTLVRNKEVFGEVIDFLKKRYEGQKIDFIAGIESRGFIFGAALAYALNIGFIPIRKKGKLPFTTISEKYSLEYGFDELEIHIDAFENVPNARVVLIDDLIVTGGSAQAGLNLIKSAGAQCIEAAFIVNLSNFDGVEKLKKSVEVFCVTDV from the coding sequence ATGAACAAGCAAAAAGTAATAGATTCTATACGCACGGTGCCAGATTACCCAAAGCCGGGCATTTTGTTTTATGATGTGACCACGCTTGTGAGGAATAAAGAAGTCTTTGGCGAAGTTATTGATTTTTTGAAAAAACGCTATGAGGGGCAAAAGATTGATTTTATCGCCGGCATTGAATCTCGTGGATTTATCTTTGGTGCAGCATTAGCCTATGCGCTCAATATCGGCTTTATCCCAATCCGCAAAAAAGGCAAACTTCCCTTCACCACAATCAGCGAAAAATACAGCCTTGAATATGGCTTTGATGAATTAGAAATTCACATTGATGCCTTTGAAAATGTGCCAAATGCGCGCGTGGTGCTTATTGATGATTTAATCGTCACTGGTGGCTCGGCTCAAGCTGGGCTAAATCTCATTAAAAGTGCTGGCGCACAATGTATAGAAGCGGCTTTCATAGTGAATCTAAGCAATTTTGATGGTGTGGAAAAGCTCAAAAAATCTGTTGAAGTTTTTTGTGTCACAGATGTGTAA
- the ychF gene encoding redox-regulated ATPase YchF has protein sequence MALSIGIVGLPNVGKSTTFNALTKTQSAQAANYPFCTIEPNKAIVEVPDSRLNKLSKIVKPERVLHSQVEFVDIAGLVRGASKGEGLGNQFLANIKEADAILHIVRCFEDSDITHVENRINPIADIEIIELELILADIASLNKRIEKLTRESKAQKGALKSLEIAQALLAHLESSAPASSFENRDNEEFLTLDKELRFLSNKRVIYGANIDESALAEDNDFIKQVREYGTKRGCEVIKLCAKIEEEMVGLSDEERAEFLRELTGSKSAESGLEQIIRTGFHTLGLISYFTAGVKEVRAWTIKNGAKAPQAAGVIHKDFEKGFIRAETISYSDFIKYGGEVKAKEAGAMRSEGKEYVVQDGDVMHFRFNV, from the coding sequence ATGGCGCTTTCCATCGGTATCGTAGGGCTTCCAAATGTCGGCAAATCCACCACTTTCAATGCGCTAACCAAAACCCAAAGTGCGCAGGCGGCAAACTATCCTTTCTGCACAATCGAGCCAAATAAAGCCATTGTCGAAGTGCCAGATTCAAGGCTCAATAAGCTAAGCAAAATCGTAAAGCCAGAGCGCGTGTTGCATTCACAAGTTGAATTTGTCGATATTGCCGGACTTGTGCGAGGGGCTAGCAAGGGCGAAGGGCTAGGAAATCAGTTTTTGGCAAACATCAAAGAGGCAGATGCGATTTTGCATATTGTGCGCTGTTTTGAAGATTCTGACATTACGCATGTAGAAAATCGCATTAATCCAATCGCAGATATTGAGATTATCGAGCTAGAACTGATTTTAGCTGATATTGCAAGCCTAAATAAACGCATCGAAAAGCTCACTCGAGAATCCAAAGCCCAAAAAGGCGCACTCAAATCCCTAGAAATCGCGCAAGCACTTTTAGCGCATTTAGAATCTAGCGCACCAGCAAGTAGCTTTGAAAACCGCGACAATGAGGAATTTCTCACACTTGACAAAGAGCTAAGATTCTTAAGCAATAAGCGCGTGATTTATGGTGCAAATATCGATGAAAGCGCGCTTGCAGAGGATAATGACTTTATCAAACAAGTGCGAGAATATGGCACAAAACGTGGCTGTGAGGTTATCAAACTTTGTGCAAAAATCGAAGAAGAAATGGTGGGACTAAGCGATGAGGAGCGCGCGGAATTTTTGCGCGAGCTTACAGGAAGCAAAAGTGCAGAATCTGGCTTAGAACAAATCATTCGCACTGGATTCCATACATTAGGGCTTATTAGCTATTTCACCGCGGGCGTGAAAGAGGTGCGCGCTTGGACTATCAAAAATGGCGCTAAAGCCCCACAAGCTGCAGGCGTGATACACAAGGACTTTGAGAAAGGCTTTATCCGCGCAGAGACGATTAGTTACAGCGATTTTATCAAATATGGCGGAGAGGTAAAGGCAAAAGAGGCGGGAGCAATGCGAAGCGAAGGCAAGGAATATGTCGTGCAAGATGGTGATGTGATGCATTTTAGGTTTAATGTCTAA
- the rpiB gene encoding ribose 5-phosphate isomerase B gives MSLESKTFSTIFLASDHAGFELKNSLVKFLQANSMNTQDLGANSAQRVDYPDYAFALAQKVKETSRACGILVCGSGIGMSIAANRVEGIRAALCSESLSAKLARAHNDANVLCLGGRLIGETMAQEIVEAFLNAEFEGERHSERVKKLDSQIL, from the coding sequence ATGTCTTTAGAATCTAAAACTTTTAGCACAATTTTCCTTGCAAGCGACCACGCCGGCTTTGAGTTGAAAAATTCTCTTGTGAAATTTTTACAAGCAAATAGTATGAACACACAGGATTTAGGCGCAAATAGCGCGCAACGCGTGGATTACCCAGACTATGCCTTTGCACTCGCACAAAAAGTAAAAGAAACCTCGCGCGCTTGCGGGATTCTTGTTTGTGGAAGCGGAATTGGTATGAGTATTGCTGCAAATCGTGTTGAAGGCATTCGCGCGGCACTTTGTTCAGAATCTCTTTCTGCTAAACTCGCGCGCGCGCATAATGATGCAAATGTGCTCTGCCTTGGCGGGCGCTTGATTGGTGAGACAATGGCACAAGAGATTGTGGAAGCATTCTTAAACGCAGAGTTTGAGGGCGAGCGCCATAGTGAGCGTGTTAAAAAGCTAGATTCACAAATTTTATAA
- the lepB gene encoding signal peptidase I, with product MNFFTKFKNFCSSWVGTIVIVLLLIFFVVQPFIIPTRSMVGSFFEGDLLLAKKFSYGIPLPRMPIIDKAIVPDIFGNGHLIEGSRPKRGEVVVFIPPLEQDTYYVKRVFATGGDEVIFNKDGYFLRPKGGDEEIKQMEAKLSKDGVINSGTKEFFGKLYIQDPFIKQYGGIEYIPTFWKTADLPKLQISRPLDLEKYYYDAQNKKFFEKICDGEKRESIADGRKDCDLFKKSFVNAPLDSFVKVENMTFLEMLSPYGIGTRMDRLTSNDEVIFYHKVPEDSFFMAGDNRNNSFDSRFWGSVPYSNVIGTPWFIYLSFTKANSEEANADVDTSKRYVVRWERMFKSVDSLNELAKDKRHNKTSSPLNKDFITQPFEAKSYQPMVDYSQSQIPLPPHLDKLLKQNAQ from the coding sequence ATGAATTTTTTTACAAAATTTAAGAATTTTTGCTCAAGCTGGGTTGGCACGATTGTCATTGTATTGCTTTTGATATTTTTTGTCGTGCAACCTTTTATTATCCCTACGCGCTCGATGGTTGGTAGCTTTTTTGAGGGCGATTTGTTGCTAGCAAAAAAGTTTAGTTATGGAATCCCGCTTCCTAGAATGCCAATCATTGATAAAGCAATTGTGCCTGATATTTTTGGTAATGGGCATTTGATTGAGGGTTCGCGTCCTAAACGCGGGGAAGTTGTCGTCTTTATCCCACCATTAGAGCAAGATACCTACTATGTCAAGCGCGTATTTGCCACAGGTGGCGATGAAGTGATTTTCAACAAAGATGGTTATTTCTTGCGTCCAAAAGGTGGTGATGAAGAGATTAAGCAAATGGAAGCAAAACTATCTAAAGATGGTGTGATAAATAGCGGAACAAAGGAATTTTTTGGCAAACTCTATATTCAAGATCCTTTTATCAAACAATATGGCGGGATTGAGTATATTCCTACCTTTTGGAAAACTGCAGATTTACCAAAACTGCAAATCTCGCGCCCATTGGATTTGGAAAAATACTACTATGACGCCCAAAACAAGAAGTTTTTTGAAAAAATATGCGATGGCGAAAAAAGAGAATCAATAGCCGATGGGCGCAAAGACTGTGATTTGTTTAAAAAATCTTTTGTAAATGCGCCATTAGATTCTTTTGTGAAAGTAGAAAATATGACTTTTTTAGAAATGCTTTCACCCTATGGAATCGGCACGAGAATGGATAGACTCACAAGCAATGATGAAGTGATTTTTTATCACAAAGTACCAGAAGATTCTTTTTTTATGGCGGGGGATAATCGCAACAATAGCTTTGACTCGCGCTTTTGGGGAAGCGTGCCTTATAGCAATGTAATCGGCACGCCGTGGTTTATCTACCTAAGTTTCACAAAGGCAAATAGTGAAGAAGCAAACGCTGATGTGGATACGAGCAAACGCTATGTGGTACGCTGGGAGAGAATGTTTAAAAGTGTGGATTCTCTAAATGAGCTTGCTAAAGACAAGCGCCATAATAAGACAAGCTCTCCTCTTAATAAGGACTTTATCACGCAACCTTTTGAGGCTAAATCCTACCAGCCAATGGTGGATTATTCACAAAGTCAAATCCCGCTACCACCACATTTAGACAAACTCTTAAAACAAAATGCACAATAA
- the rplC gene encoding 50S ribosomal protein L3: MEFIVEKIGMSRTIGVKSEAVTLLRVLNAKVCEVYENGKALVAYSKGKTLNKPIAGIQKKYNLSKEFNTFVTLEVANKEQGDLSLEALSEAKSVKSIFNTKGRGFSGAMKRWNFQGGPAAHGSRFHRRLGSIGNREWPGRVQPGKKMAGHYGNEQVNLKNDVLSFDKESNVLVLKGSVAGYNGAYGKIKITK; the protein is encoded by the coding sequence ATGGAATTTATCGTTGAAAAAATCGGTATGAGTCGCACGATAGGCGTGAAAAGCGAAGCGGTAACTTTGTTGCGTGTGCTAAATGCCAAAGTGTGCGAGGTGTATGAGAATGGAAAAGCGCTTGTTGCTTATTCTAAGGGAAAAACACTTAATAAGCCAATTGCTGGGATTCAGAAAAAATATAACCTAAGCAAAGAATTTAATACATTCGTAACACTTGAGGTTGCCAATAAAGAGCAAGGCGATTTGAGCCTAGAAGCGCTTAGTGAGGCAAAAAGCGTAAAGAGCATTTTTAATACAAAAGGGCGCGGTTTTAGTGGCGCGATGAAAAGATGGAATTTTCAAGGTGGTCCTGCTGCGCATGGTAGTAGATTTCATAGAAGATTGGGTTCTATCGGCAACCGCGAATGGCCGGGTCGTGTACAGCCGGGCAAAAAAATGGCTGGACATTATGGCAATGAGCAAGTGAATCTAAAAAACGATGTGCTTTCTTTTGATAAAGAAAGTAATGTTTTGGTGCTTAAAGGTTCTGTGGCGGGCTACAATGGTGCGTATGGCAAAATCAAAATTACCAAATAG
- the rpsJ gene encoding 30S ribosomal protein S10, translating to MEKIRLKLKAYDHRVLDRSVAAIVEAVKRTGSEIRGPIPLPTKKRRYTVLKSPHINKDSREQFEIRVHHRIIDIMSATPDTVDSLMKLDLAPEVDVEVTSMSK from the coding sequence ATGGAAAAGATTAGACTAAAACTCAAAGCCTATGATCATAGGGTTTTGGATCGTTCTGTGGCTGCAATAGTAGAGGCTGTAAAGCGCACTGGTAGTGAGATTAGAGGACCGATTCCTCTTCCGACTAAAAAGCGACGCTACACGGTGCTTAAGTCTCCGCATATCAACAAGGATTCTCGCGAGCAGTTTGAGATTAGGGTGCATCACCGCATCATAGATATTATGTCTGCTACGCCTGATACCGTTGATAGCCTTATGAAGCTTGATTTGGCTCCTGAAGTTGATGTAGAAGTCACTTCTATGAGCAAATAA